From the Candidatus Methylomirabilota bacterium genome, the window AAGTCGAGCGTGATCGTGCGGATCTTCAGGACCGGCTCCTCCAGCCCGGCGCGCGCTTCTCGAGGTAGGCGCGCATCCCCTCGCGCGGCTCGGCGGTCGCGTAGGCGGCGGCGAACGCGTCGATCCCGCAGCGCACGGCGCTCGCGAGGTCGGTCTCGCGCCAGCGCACGAGCAGCGCCTTCTGCAGGCGCACGGCCTCCGGCCCGCACGCGACGATCTTCGCCGCGAGCGCCTCGGCGGCGGCGCGGACGCGCTCGGCGGGCACGACCTCGTTCACGAGCCCCCACTCCCGCGCGCGCTCGGCTGCGACCGGCTCGCCCGTGAGGAGCAGCTCCGCCGCGCGCCCCGGCCCGACGAGCGGCGGCAGGAGCGCGGCCTGGATCACCGACGGCACGCCGACGCGCACCTCGGGCAGGCCGAGCGGGGCGCCGGCGGCGGCGACGCGCAGGTCGCACGCGAGCGCCAGCTCGAAGCCGGCGCCGAGGCACGGCCCGTTGATCGCGGCGATCACCGGGAACGGCGCGCGGTGCACGGCGTCGATCGCGTCGTGGAGCGCCGCGATCAGATCGCGCGCGCCGGCCACGTCCAGGTCGCGCAGGATCGCCACGTCCATCCCCGCCGTGAAGGCGCGCCCGGCGCCGGTCACGATGGCGACGCGCGTGGCGCGGTCGGCGGCGAGGGTCCCGAAGGTCTCGCGGAGCGCGCGGATCAGGCCGGGCTCGAGGAGGTTGAGGGGCGGCCGGTCGAGCGTGCACCAGACGGTCGCGCCCGCCCGGTGGACCGTGAGGGATGTCGGGCCCGACACTTAGTAGCGGCGCATCGAGGGATCGACGGTGCGGGCCCAGTTGTCGAGGCCGCCCGCGAGGTTCCTCACGTTCTTGAAGCCGAGGGAGCGCAGGTACTCCACGACCGCCGCGCTCCGCACGCCCTGGTGGCAGTAGACCACGATCTCGTCCTCGGGATTCAGCTCGTCGGTCCGCACCTCGATCTCCTCGATCGGGATGTGCGTCGCGTTCGGGAGCCGGCAGAGCTTGGTCTCCCAGTCCTGGCGCACGTCGAGCAGGAGCGGGCAGTCGCTCCGGTCGACGCGGGCCTTCAGCTCCTGCGGCGTGATCCCGTCCATGGCCCTCGCCCTCAGCGCGGCGCCGGGCGCGCCGCGAGGAACTCCACGAGCCAGCCGTTCACCTGCTCGGCGTGCTCGATCTGCGGGAAGTGGCCGCAGTCGTCCACCCAGCGCGTCGCGGCGTTCGGCAGCGCCTCCGCGACCTCGACGCAGTGCACCGCCGGCGCGACACGATCCTGACGGCCGTGGATCAGGAGGACGGGGGGCTCGAGCGTGGCGAGCGCGCGGCGGTAGTCGTCGCGGCGGGTCTCGAAGTCCGCGCGCACGTGACGGAGGGTCGCGAGGTACGCGTGGCGCGCGTCGGGCGCGGTCCGGGCCGCGTACTCGTGCTCGACGAAGAAGTCCACCTCCGCGCGCACGGGCCGGTGGAAGCAGCGCGCGAGCGCCGCCTTGAAGAGGGCGGCCGAGGCGACGAGCGAGAGCGCCTCGCCGACGCCCGGGAGCGCGACGAGCCGGTAGATCCACGCGGGGCTGTACGAGAAGCCCGGGACGACGCCGCCGATGAGCGCGAGCCGGTCGACGCGCGCCGGGCGCGTCAGCGCGTAGGTGACCGCGACGGCGGCGCCGAGCGAGTGGCCCACCAGCGAGGCCTGCCCGACGCCGAGCACCTCGACGAAGCCGTGCAGCGCGCGGGCGAAGTCGGCGAGGCGGTAGTGCGTGCGCGGCTTCGCCGACGTCCCGAAGCCGGGGAGGTCGAGGGCGTAGACCGTCGCGCGGCGGGCGAGCGGCGCGAGGTTGTGCCGCCACGATTCGGCGAACCCGCCGAGTCCGTGCAGGAGCACGACGGCAGGGCCGCGTCCCTCGAC encodes:
- a CDS encoding rhodanese-like domain-containing protein; this encodes MDGITPQELKARVDRSDCPLLLDVRQDWETKLCRLPNATHIPIEEIEVRTDELNPEDEIVVYCHQGVRSAAVVEYLRSLGFKNVRNLAGGLDNWARTVDPSMRRY
- a CDS encoding enoyl-CoA hydratase-related protein, with the protein product MSGPTSLTVHRAGATVWCTLDRPPLNLLEPGLIRALRETFGTLAADRATRVAIVTGAGRAFTAGMDVAILRDLDVAGARDLIAALHDAIDAVHRAPFPVIAAINGPCLGAGFELALACDLRVAAAGAPLGLPEVRVGVPSVIQAALLPPLVGPGRAAELLLTGEPVAAERAREWGLVNEVVPAERVRAAAEALAAKIVACGPEAVRLQKALLVRWRETDLASAVRCGIDAFAAAYATAEPREGMRAYLEKRAPGWRSRS
- a CDS encoding alpha/beta fold hydrolase; translated protein: MPEIRLRGGEVDGLGLHYVVEGRGPAVVLLHGLGGFAESWRHNLAPLARRATVYALDLPGFGTSAKPRTHYRLADFARALHGFVEVLGVGQASLVGHSLGAAVAVTYALTRPARVDRLALIGGVVPGFSYSPAWIYRLVALPGVGEALSLVASAALFKAALARCFHRPVRAEVDFFVEHEYAARTAPDARHAYLATLRHVRADFETRRDDYRRALATLEPPVLLIHGRQDRVAPAVHCVEVAEALPNAATRWVDDCGHFPQIEHAEQVNGWLVEFLAARPAPR